One region of Diabrotica undecimpunctata isolate CICGRU chromosome 6, icDiaUnde3, whole genome shotgun sequence genomic DNA includes:
- the LOC140443446 gene encoding uncharacterized protein → MLKVQLLNLERIHIPVFKKYAVDEMAGANNIIVHRLPPYHCELNPIELLWAQIKNQGSRENLSFKIKEVKCFLATAIQNVTPESWKNCIRHTIKEEDRMWDLDTRVDISVEPLITNVNNSDRDSSSSADESSSYDD, encoded by the coding sequence atgttgaaagtacaattattaaacctCGAGAGGATACATATACCCGTTTTTAAGAAATATGCAGTCGATGAAATGGCTGGTGCAAACAACATAATTGTACATCGCCTCCCTCCTTATCATTGTGAGCTGAACCCTATCGAGCTTCTATGGGCTCAAATAAAAAACCAAGGTTCAAGGGAAAACTTGAGTTTTAAAATAAAGGAAGTGAAGTGCTTCTTAGCTACTGCCATACAAAATGTCACACCTGAGTCTTGGAAAAATTGTATAAGACAcactataaaagaagaagatagaatgtgGGACTTAGACACAAGAGTGGACATTTCAGTTGAACCATTAATTACCAATGTAAATAATAGTGATCGCGATAGCTCTTCATCAGCCGACGAGTCGTCTTCATACGatgattaa
- the LOC140443059 gene encoding aldo-keto reductase family 1 member A1-A-like: MAKTISCGGLNMPTVGLGTWEARDDSEIETALNAALELGYRHIDTAAAYGNEHVIGKVLKKWFDSGKLSRDDLFIVTKLPAPGIHPDRVEKYLKKSLADLQLDYLDLYLIHFPVGIKEGEGPPQFEKEEHKALWQNMEKQVDAGRTKTIGVSNFNVKQIDKFLKFARIKPACNQIELHVFLQQPELVQFCQKNNIVVTAYSPLGNPGYNTFLKRIGVEERTDLVNVLTNPIITEIAKKHNRSNAQVALRFLIQKNTVVIPKSVNPARIKSNFELYDFSLDDADMKKIETLDIGEAARIVDWRVYPKVDEQPEYPFARK; this comes from the exons atggctAAAACGATTTCTTGTGGTGGATTGAACATGCCCACGGTAGGATTGGGGACATGGGAA gccAGAGACGACAGCGAGATAGAGACAGCACTAAACGCTGCTTTAGAACTCGGCTACCGTCACATCGACACAGCTGCCGCATACGGAAACGAACATGTCATCGGAAAAGTCTTGAAAAAATGGTTCGATTCTGGAAAATTGTCCAGAGACGATCTGTTCATTGTCACCAAACTACCAGCTCCAGGTATACATCCCGATAGGgttgaaaaatatttgaaaaaatcgTTGGCTGATCTGCAGTTGGATTATCTCGATCTTTATCTTATACACTTTCCTGTCGGGATAAAAGAAGGCGAAGGGCCTCCACAATTCGAAAAAGAAGAGCACAAGGCATTATGGCag AACATGGAAAAACAAGTTGATGCTGGCCGAACAAAGACCATTGGAGTCTCCAATTTTAACGTAAAACAAATtgataaatttttgaaatttgccAGAATCAAACCGGCTTGCAATCAAATCGAACTACACGTATTCTTACAACAACCAGAGCTGGTTCAGTTCTGCCAGAAAAACAACATTGTAGTGACGGCATATTCACCGCTTGGAAATCCGGGTTACAACACATTTTTAAAACGTATTGGAGTTGA GGAGCGAACAGATTTAGTCAACGTCCTCACCAACCCAATTATCACAGAAATAGCCAAAAAACACAACAGAAGCAATGCGCAGGTCGCTTTAAGATTCTTAATACAGAAAAACACTGTCGTCATTCCAAAAAGTGTCAATCCTGCAAGGATAAAGAGCAACTTTGAACTTTACGATTTTAGTCTCGACGATGCAGATATGAAGAAAATTGAAACTCTAGATATTGGAGAAGCTGCTCGAATTGTCGACTGGAGAGTTTATCCTAA gGTTGATGAGCAACCAGAATATCCATTTGCAAGGAAGTAA